A genome region from Manihot esculenta cultivar AM560-2 chromosome 5, M.esculenta_v8, whole genome shotgun sequence includes the following:
- the LOC122723618 gene encoding uncharacterized protein At5g39865-like, with protein MDAGYLDEIQMITCSKKVKLPAVFLGGKYVGGAEEIKEMNESGELSKLIGELPFVGNNSFCDVCGELRHVLCAQCNGSHKIYSEKHGFRTCTSCNVNGLVKCGLCYPVNRRRMST; from the coding sequence ATGGATGCCGGGTATCTCGACGAGATACAGATGATCACATGTTCCAAAAAAGTTAAGTTACCTGCAGTTTTCTTAGGAGGGAAGTATGTTGGTGGGGCCGAGGAGATCAAGGAGATGAATGAGAGTGGTGAGTTGAGTAAGCTGATTGGTGAGTTACCCTTTGTAGGAAACAATAGTTTCTGTGATGTTTGTGGAGAGCTGAGACATGTTCTTTGTGCACAGTGCAATGGCAGCCATAAGATCTACTCTGAGAAGCATGGGTTTAGGACCTGCACATCGTGCAATGTAAACGGTCTGGTTAAGTGCGGCCTATGTTATCCCGTGAACCGGCGGCGAATGTCAACTTAG